ACTACAGAAGCTGAGGGAATCTTCTCTGATACTTCTGGACCAGGATCTTGATCCTTTGGGATATGAAATTCAGTCATAAGTTTTCATGCAGATACTTTCAAAAACTTCTGAGCATGGACATTCTGGTtattaacaaaacaaacaaaagacaccaACAGAATCATTACTTGGACATGTGTTCTCTGTGGGGTGAAAAACCCCAACCTTCAGATTTCAATTTGAACTTGAAAAAGTATGACCAACTTTAGAGATGTTATTTGTTACACAacctttttcatatttttttcctaataaaagtgcttgaaaaagagaaaatgtttgTTCATTCTAATCTCAAATGTCCTTATATAAATTTGGTGATTGTATGAATCTCCTTAGTTTATTTGCTACATGCCAAAAAGACTGCCCATAGACTGAAAGCATTACTTAGCAGTAAAATGTGCATGGGTACAGGGGGAAGGAAAGTGAGGCTACCAGAAGGTGTATGGAGAACGTAGGGGAGGAGAAAGCACACacttggagaaaaggaaaaccaaaaagcaaaagtgagGGGTTACTTGCAGCCCTTCGGAAGAGAAGGCAACTTTGTCCTGTTCTCCTGCACATGAAGGAGTTGCGAGAATGGTGATGAAATCCTGAACCAGAGGAAAGATGATCATATGTTGAAACCCCCCCGTTTGAGGCTCTGCAGTTATTTTGAAAGCTTGTTCTGCCCCCGTTTACATGTGCAAACACACGTTTAGCTGCCTTTCCTTTAACAAGACGGAGCGCAGAGGACTTTGGTCCTTTCGAGTCGGTGTCTCTTGACACCCGGCAAAGAACGTGCTTCGTGCCGTACATCTGTACGCGTTTGTGGGAATGCCCAGTCCCGTTGTGGAGCGGTACCCGTGGCTTGGAGCCGAGGTGCCGGGGCTgttgggcagcagctgggggcgcACACCCTCTCACCCACACCCACAGTCTCACACGGAGTGCCGGCCCCCGGCCCtccccgccgccggccgggcgGGCGGAGCCGTTCGGGGCGGGCGGGGCCACCGGAAGGCGCGAGCCCACGTGTCCcggcgggcggagcggggcggggcgggcaggcggcggcgggcccggccggTGCGCGGGCGGCCGCCGGGCTGCCTCAGCCATGGGCTGGCTGCCGGCGCAGGGCCGGCTGGCGGCGGGGCTGCTGGTCAATCTGGCCGCCTCCATCTGCATCGTCTTCCTGAACAAGTGGCTGTACGTGCGGCTGGGCTTCCCCAACCTCAGCCTCACGCTGGTGCACTTCGCCATCACCTGGCTCGGCCTTTACCTGTGCCAGGCGCTCGGCGCCTTCTCCCCCAAGAGCCTGCAGCCCGCGCAGGTGCTGCCGCTGGCCCTCAGCTTCTGCGGCTTCGTCGTCTTCACCaacctctccctgcagagcaacACCATCGGTACCTACCAGCTGGCCAAGGCCATGACCACGCCGGTCATCGTGGTCATCCAGAGCGTGGCTTACGGCAAGACTTTCCCTCTGCGGATCAAGCTGACCCTGGTgagcgggcggcggggccgaggGGAGCGGGGAGGGGCGACCCTGAGGGCGACGAGCCTGCCTAAAACCGCCGTGTCCCCCTGCACAGGTCCCCATCACGCTGGGTGTTTTCCTCAACTCCTACTACGACGTGAAGTTCAGCGTTCTGGGGATGGCGTTCGCCACCCTGGGCGTGCTGGTGACCTCGCTGTACCAAGTGGTGGGTAACGAGCGGCGCCGGGGGCCGTGCGCTGCTTGGGCTCCCGGATGCTGCCCCTTGCTGTCATCGCCCTAAGTAGCGCCCAGCCCCCCAGGAACCCTTCCGTGCTcccttatttcttttttataagcCCCACAAAATTATGATAATCCACTGTAACTCCTGGCAAATTAGGAGACAAACTCCTGATCCTCCTTGCTGCTAAAAATTGGGGTTATATTTATCACGTTATCTTTAACGTGAGCGTTATCGCTTTAGCGGtaaaactcctttttttctagaggaaacAGATGTTCTCCTTGCTGAAGCAAGTGCCTTGCATTTTTCCCTAGAAAAGATGTTTTCCAGTCCTTCAATCCCATGGTTTATCCTTGAGCTATTTGCATTTTATCAGTTTCCTTCTTCAGTTTTGACTTTATATATTCTAAGGTGTTTTTTTAGAGGATAGATTAATGCCTAAATGCACAATACAACCTTTCTGGACAATTATGATTTCAAAAATTGATATGTCCAAGGACTGCCTCAGCCCTTTCTACTGTAACATTGTTCCAATAGCTCACCCGATTTGCTATTGACCATGACTGTAAGAGCCTCCTAAATTAGAAACTCCTGTCATGTCAATGTGATAGATTTAAACGTGAATTTCTTTCAGGAGGTGTACTGTGCCtcagaacaacaacaaaaaaaagtgaGGCTCTTTGACCCATAGTGTGTAAGATGATAAATAATGGTCTCTTGACCTGTttggaggcaggaggaggaaagagtTGCTGTGTAATAACATAGTGATGATTTGATTTGTGTACTGGAGAAATAATGGTACTTGGGTAAAACTATCTAGATTAAAACATGGGAGCAAGTTTATATGCCAGAATCCATGTTGCCAGTTAATGTGATTTGAGTAAGTATTAAATGTCAGTTTTCAGCACAAGAGAAAAATGTGTCCTTTTGGGTGTAACATCTGTCTTCGTAGCCATAGATAAGTAGTATTTCTTGAAAGCATGCAACCTTAAAAATTGAAGTTTGAGTCAGTTATAATCAATATTGAAATTAAATCCATTAAATCTGGAATAAactgacaaaagaaaaatgtgtacTGGTTTTGTTAGCTGGTATGTAgaggaaaatgagaagaaagGATCAGAATCCAATGCCTGCTTAGGAAAGGATACTCAACTCCCAACACAGGCAGGATCTGGAATTTATACAATAAAGGGGAGCTGCTATTTTCTCCACAACCTATTTGTTCTTCCTCAAGTAAGATAATTTATCCCCAGGCTATGGGAGTTGAGGCACTCTTTTCACTGCCCCTGCATACAATTTTCTCCTGGCTTTTTCACTTGAAAGAGACAAACACATGGGGCCTGCACTGAGGCACAGGTGAGGCTCAACAGCCTGTTTAAGTAGTATTGTCCACGTGAGACTCCCTCTGTGTTAGTAGCCAGTTTGCTTTTGCTCAGGTTTTTCAGTTTATGGGGTATTTTCCTCATGTTTAACAGCTTTCTCTTTTGGTTTTAGTGGGTGGGTGCTAAGCAGCATGAGTTGCAGGTAAACTCTATGCAGCTGCTGTACTATCAGGCACCAATGTCCTCTGCTATGCTGTTGTTCATCATACCCTTCTTCGAGCCAGTCTTTGGAGAAGGGGGAATTTTTGGGCCCTGGACGCTTTCTGCTGTGGTAAGGCTTTTGTTgactttatttaaataattatcACTGATGTAGTTAAATTTGATAATAAGATCTGTTTGTTTGTGGAACAGATTTTTGTACAGCCATTGTCTGTGGTGAGATGAGAGGGACGTGCAGGACAAAAAGCTCCTTGCTGAGTCTGCCTTGCTTCCTCTGAAAGGAGCGAGTCTGTCAGTTGATTAATTTCCCTATTCTTGTTTCTATTTAGAGGGCATCTCAACAACAGGAAAATCTATCAAAATCCAGAAGCTTCCCCTAGTGTATGAAGTGCCCTATTTCTAGCTTTGTCTGTCCGCTCAGAGAAGGACACTCTCAACTTCTCTTCTGTGGAAGGATGCCAACATTGGTTGTTCTCTAGAATTAGTAGTTTATTTTCACCAAGAAGACTATAGTTTCTCTCAGTATCCTTCTGTCCAAAAAAGAGCCAGTGACATATTCTTACTCCTGCTGATTGTGCCCCTCAGTGATGGGTCATTTCTTGTAGCATTGTATTTTATGAATGGATAGCAAGTATTCACAGTAATAAAATCAGATATTTTGCTAAAATAGTTTTTACTGTGACCATAAATAAGACTGTATCTCAAAGAATACAACCTCTCTGTGAATGAGTATCCAAGTTTTCCAAATCACTCTTAAATGTTCAGCAAGAGTAAAGGAGAAAAGGCCTGTGGCTCTATCAGTGTATATTTATGAATGTCATAAATATACATGTCACTGAGCTGCTTATACACATCACCAGTGTCTGTACTGATTCAAAactgtttctatttttgttcTCCATATGTTTCTCTTGCCTGATATTTTGCATTTGAAAGTAAATGAAACTAAATAAATAACCTGGAATGTATCTACAAATTGCCAAAAGCAAGTCAGATTAGTGACTGTGTCCATTAATCCACAGATAATGGTACTGCTGTCTGGAATAATAGCCTTTATGGTAAACCTGTCCATTTACTGGATCATTGGAAATACGTCACCTGTCACGTATCCTTTGTAACACTGGTTCTTTCTCCTGTCTCCAGATTAATTATGCTGGAATTCATTTGGGCTGATTTATGTGGGAAAATTGTTCAATAACCTTCCTGGTTTGAGATTTGTATAGGTGATGGCTGTTCATTCGCTGACCTTCATACCTGCAAGGAATATTAACTCACACTTTGGCTGCCTTCAGGAAGTGTTGGCATGTCCATCAGACTGCAGTGAAAAGGGCTGAAAGGCTTTTGGTGGAGGTAAATACAGCCACAGAGGTTGGGAAAACTGTATGAGTTGAGTCAACACAGTGTTCCACTGCATGCTTCGGGTGGAACTGATGAAAATTCCAAGTGTTTCTTTGTACAAGAAATAATACTGGTATTGGCTATTATCCTTAACAGATGTCTAGGTATAACATGTTTGGACATTTCAAGTTCTGCATCACCCTCCTGGGAGGGTGCCTCTTATTTAAGGATCCACTGTCTGTTAACCAAGGCCTTGGGATTCTGTGCACACTGTTTGGCATCTTGGCCTACACCCACTTCAAGCTTAGTGAGCAGGAAAGCAATAAGAGTAAATTGGCCCAGCGTCCATAGAGCAAGAGTTTCTGAAGACTGTTGTGAAGGAAAACAAGTATTTAAATATGCATTGATTTTAGAATGCACAAAATCGCCTCATCCAC
The nucleotide sequence above comes from Passer domesticus isolate bPasDom1 chromosome 5, bPasDom1.hap1, whole genome shotgun sequence. Encoded proteins:
- the SLC35E3 gene encoding solute carrier family 35 member E3, with the protein product MGWLPAQGRLAAGLLVNLAASICIVFLNKWLYVRLGFPNLSLTLVHFAITWLGLYLCQALGAFSPKSLQPAQVLPLALSFCGFVVFTNLSLQSNTIGTYQLAKAMTTPVIVVIQSVAYGKTFPLRIKLTLVPITLGVFLNSYYDVKFSVLGMAFATLGVLVTSLYQVWVGAKQHELQVNSMQLLYYQAPMSSAMLLFIIPFFEPVFGEGGIFGPWTLSAVIMVLLSGIIAFMVNLSIYWIIGNTSPVTYNMFGHFKFCITLLGGCLLFKDPLSVNQGLGILCTLFGILAYTHFKLSEQESNKSKLAQRP